The Gossypium arboreum isolate Shixiya-1 chromosome 6, ASM2569848v2, whole genome shotgun sequence DNA window AAACAAAATATCACTGAAAGTTATCCAAAAGTTTATGTTAAAGCTGCATGTAAGAATAAATTAAATGCCAGTAAATCTAAGAAACATCCTTACTTTGTAATTGTCCCGTCAACGTCTGAGATTACTACACGAGTGTTCCATTTCCACAAATAGATTCTGGCATCAACCTGTTTATTACATGCTTTTGAGTGAGCACATCCAGGACAACAAGTGATAAATCAGGAATGATCTTAACAACATAAAACTAAATAAGATTTCAGAAAGAATATGTAACTTCAAGTAAGGATTCAACAAAAAGGACCTGCTGCTTCCCTAGCATTGGGGTTGAAAACGTGAAGGTTATATGATTCATCCCATCCTTTAGATTCAACGAAGCCAACTGTTCAGAGGTTGGAGTGATTGCCCTGATCATTTTCTTCATCTGCTTGGATTTAAGCAAATTTTTATCATCGTCAATAGCAGCAGTAACCTCTGCAGCAATCTCAGCATCCAAATCTCTGGTATCGGCTGGAGCCAGTTGCACAGCCTTCCTAGATCTTGATCTTTTCAAAGAAAAAGGCCAAAGCCTCCAGCTACCACTACGGGAAACATCTTTTGATGGATCCCCTTCAATGGATTTCTCCACTCTGTCAACTGGTATCATGCCTTTGGGTTCAAATATTTTTTCACTTCCAAACGCAACCATCCCTAAAATAATAGGTGCTGCTTCATCCcatggaaagtaatgacccccAATTCGAACAACAAGTTTATCATTCTTCACAACAGCAGCACCTAAAGAGCTAATTTTTTTGCTATCCAGTTTTTCAGCATCAAACACTTCACATGCAGCTTCGGCCCCCATCCCTTCATATAGTAAGTGTTTGCAAAGAGATATCTCTGCATAAAGCACAATGGATGTCACTTTCCACAATTTATAGCCTAGAGAGCAGTTACACCAAAAAGACAATATTTCTTTTAATGTTTAACCAAAAATCATAACAAGTAGTAGGCATGTTGTACTTTAGCATGATAATTAATTTCTTGAGTGCTTTCTATTGTCCTTTTGGGACCAAGAAATCTATTTTAATATAGTACATAGTACCCATGTTCTCTTAAcgatcaaagaaaagaaaaataaaaggataaAAAATTGCTCTTACCAACAGCAGGATTATAAAGAGTATTTTTCAGTTTCCCTGAAGTCTCGCTCTCATCACTACTAGACCTTTCATGTTCTAATGGTTGTTCCTGATCTGCATCCAACCTTTTACAGCTCATATCATCTTTCGTGCTTGATGTCCACTTCATGGTTCCAGAACTTGAGTCCATAGAATGGCTTACAGGACGATGGTTATTTGCGTCAAACTTGGCATCCAGAGACCACATATTAGGAAGTGATTCCACCTGCAACCCATTATTCTCACCAGCTAGTCTATGATTTCTGGAAATACTAATAGGATTAGATATAGTCCTTGACTTTCCTACAGAGTCTTCTAGATCATTTGACGGATTCTCCTGAACAAAATTATCAGGATTTAAATATGACTCGTTATTAACATTACAcaaaccatttccttcattttctaTACAAGCTGAAGGATGGAGATCTTTATTTACAGAATCTGGCTCACAAAGTTTGAGTTCATCGAGGTCACTAAAAAGGAATTGTTCATCATCAGAACTCTCTGATGGTGGAATACTTCTCTTGGGGTTACGATCATGATAAAAGTTTTGAGAATCATCAACGGACTCCAAAGAACAATGGACAACATCGTCAGTATTTTTCTCATCTTCAGCTTGATCACCCAAATCACTGATGGTGGAAGAGGTGTGAAAGCTATGTAACTTCATTTCTTCTAAACCAATTACAGGGTCAACACTAGCCATTTGAGAGCAGGATTCCGAGACTGTTATTTCCCCTTCAGAATCCAACTCCATGTCCTCCGTTTGCTTAAGAACCATAACCTGAGTTTAACCATCTATTCCATCAGTTTCAGTaacaatttttaattatcaatcaaGAGAATATTATTCAAAGAAAAAGCTTAGGTTCTTATAAATTCAAGTGTGGTTGCCTTCAAAAGAGCAATGCATCATTAAATAAGGTGCAAAATACACTTAAAATCATATTTGTTTAAAATGTTTCGGCAACTATATTGAACATTTTGAATAAGCGTTTCACCTCTGGCACTAGCGCAGTCGTTGTAACCAGCGTTTCAGCATGAACACGTAATTTCCCATTTCCTACATCGGAAACGCTCATTATTTGATGAGTTTGTTCACTTGAACCATCCGAAGTTATTACCGAGCTCTCTGACATTTTGGAGTAAACAAATGGTTGAAGACTCTCTGGAACAACCTCCTTATTGGAATTCCCAAGGACTGGTAAAACAACATTCCTTTCAGTACCACCGGGTTCTTCATCAAACCGCTTGTCCGTAAATTCTTCAAAGTTATGTTGACATTGTAGATCAGGACCACTCATGTCTAAGACAGCACCCATGTCGTTCTCATTGTGATCAGAATTTACAACACTTTGGTCATCAATACTTACCGAATTATTGACTATTACTTTGCTTTTATCTTCCATAAAACCTTCACCTAATGATGAGGGTTCATCAAGTTGTTGCTCCACACCTAGATAAGACACTTGTATGCTAGATTCCTCGACAGAATACTCCACATTCTCAAGGCCGGAATGAGAACTGACCTTTTGCTCGTTGCAGCATTCAGTTTCCTCTAGTAATGTCTGGTGACCAACACCATTTTCCTCATCATGTACTGAAGAGTGAAACTGGTTTTCTTCAACATTATTCTTTCCCTCCTCATCATGTACTGAAGATTGAAACTGGTTTTCTTCACGAGTAATCGGTGTATGCTCTTCGGAGCCTTTATCATCCAATGCATCATTCGTTGAAGGTAATCCAGAACCATTAGTATTTGATCCATTAGATATAAGATTAGTAGACCACTTCACCTCCAACAAGTCAGCAGCAATTTCAGCACGCTCCAAAGGATCTAACCTCATTACATCAGCAGCACCTATAGCTTCCTGGTAACCATCCTCCTTCATCGACCTCCGTCCAAAAACAAGTCCAAATATCCGTGACCTCCGAGAAGTAGTCCTAGCCAAAATCTTCCCATTACTCACATCAACATCACCCGCGGAATTAGACCTATCAGCATCATAGTTACAACTTTTAGACTTCATTGGCATTCTATTAACAGACATAGGCTCATCCGTATCATATCCAGAAGGAAAAGGAAATGGAACACCTTCAGATTCCCCTTCTTCACCATCTACTTCCCTTAAAAAATATGCTTCCCCTTTATGATCAAGAAACATATGGAAATTCGCTTCAATTCCATTAACACAGATACTAACAACCTTTTCCCTGGTCTTTAAAACCCCTTGAAATTTACCAAACCGAACATACCAAGGTGATGTTTTAAAGGTCCCATCAGGTTGTTCAACTACAATTATATCAACAGCACCACCAAAGGGATGAAAGGGACCAGACACAGTATAAACACCACGAGATATATAGCTACCTAGTCTCCCCACAGCATACATCCTCTTCCCTTTGAAAATTCTAAAGACACACCCAGATCTTAAACAGTTGAAAATTCAACCATAATTTAAAATCCCAATCCCAAAAGATTGCCTTTTTGTCTATTGGGATTCTTCAAATCTCACTCCAAAAAGCATAGAACTTACAATTCTGCAAATACCCAGAttataaaactcaaaatcaatacATAATTCAAGAACCCGATCAATTAAAAAAATCCTTTTTCTTAGCTAAAGAAAAAATAACGCACCAGTTAGAAACTTACAAAACTGATGAACAAAGCAATAGCGAGACAATAACGTATAAACTTGGGAATTGTTCAATGCTCAGTGAACTCCACCaaaaagaaacaagaaaaacATGAATCAAAGCAAACCAAACaagattaataaaaaaaaaaaaaacagctgaGAAACTCTgggtttttttctattttatagtaTATTTCTCAGTTGTAAAttcaaaaggaaaaaagaaaaaaagggatttgaatacttgattgaaccaatcaaaataaaaataaataaatgggaaAAAAAGAGGACAGTTGATGGAATTAAAGCATATTCGTTCTTTTGACCATTAGAATGTACCAAGAAACATTTATATCATTAAAAACCcaacaaataaaaatttttagaaaaatatgtaTAAGAAAAAATTAAAGGAAATGAAACGAACCTGGGAAAATTCAAAGCTTATACAGTGAGGCTTATGAGCAAAATAGAGAGAGATTTTGTATGTTGGGTGTGTACCTCGGAAATGTCGAGACTCGAGTGagtaagaaaaagaagagaagagaTTACGTGTCAGCAGAAAACAGCCAAAGCCCATTTTGCTATTCTAAGTAAAGAGTCAAAATGTGTTTTGGTCCTTCTCTTATGCTCAATTTTCGCACTTAGTCTTTCTTTTAAGGGTATACTACACCATTAGTCACTAAACTATGAGTAAGTTttcgttttggtcacttaactaaaaaagttacaatttgatcattgaactatttaaaagttcTCATTTAAGTCATTGTACTGTTAAAATCAATGTTATATGGCTTTTTTTGTTCACACTGTTTGCACCAATCAAAGTTCTCTTTCTCCTTTTCttctataatttatttttttttcatgaaacaattttGAATGTTAAGAATTTGCGAATCAAATTCAAATAGCTTTTTTCTTTGATCTCCAACACTAATCATCAATTTAACTtagatctaaggtatgttcttctacttgtCAATGAGTactaatttaccataccgattgTCGAATCATTGCTCGAAATTCGTCAGcagaactttaaaaaaaaaaacttaataatcCAATgacttaattaaaaaattttaaatagttcagtggcttaaataaaattttttaaataattcagtgaccaaattgtaattttttaattaagtgaccaaaatgaaaactttCATATTATTTAGTGACTAATAATGTAGTTTACCCTTCTTTTAAGGGGAGAAGAATGGGTGATAGAGTACTCGAACCTTGGTTTATGATGCcaacaaataataattttatatgattttgaatatcaGTCTCTATCCTTTAAATAGGCcctcttttaattttataatattcgaCCTTGCGTCAGTGCACAAATTACGAACACGAGAATTAGCACAAAATATTGAGATTTAAAAGCAATTTTGACTATTACTGTGAGTATAACAgatcagttgtaatatttataagtGTACAATAGAACACTTACAGCATTTCAACAACCAAACCCAAAAGAGGACAAGTGTACAGAGAATGAACAACGATTAAACATGCAATTAAGAAGCCTAGATAGTTAATAGCTAAGTGTTATATTACAGCAATCCATAAAATGAAGTGAATTAATCTAAATTATATCTGAAAGgactaaaactaaaattttacctatttttAGCTTTGGCCGTTTTTCTCACTTTTGCAAATACAATCAAAACAAGAGTcatctatttatttattgttattaaatttaagtctttattcaaacatttttattttatttattaggaAACGTAAGTGTGAAGACAGGCTGTACATTTCTGGCTTCTTGACATTgacattaataaattaataaaataaatttaataaataataaacgaATATTTGAACTTATTTCTCTTATCCAATTGAAACTCATCATTATGCATCAATTAATTAaccaattaattaaaaaattaaccactcaatttgcattacaataaattaaatatatgtaataaattttaaaaattttatttttaatttttaaaattgttaattatataatatttatatatttattattacataAATTGTTCAACGTTAAATTgggtttgttttattaaattaatttgttagcaaatttaattaaatatataaaaatgagattaaaaaaagaaacaaaagcgcCGACAAAAATGTTCTAAATAGGATAAATTAAGAATGATAATCTTCTTAAATGATTGGCAGACAATAGAGACACTAAAACAGCAGGGAAGAGTGATTAAAATTGTTGGCTATTGCTGGCAAACCATTAATtatcattttataattaatacCCTTTTGTTTGATTTCACTCTTGGTATTGATTTGAAAAGAGTTGAGTTTGTTgggtggggggggggggggatgattaattttttaaaaattttgggatttagtcaaaatttttaaaatgtgaaGGGCTTaataagaattttttaaaaatttg harbors:
- the LOC108483342 gene encoding phosphatidate phosphatase PAH2-like isoform X2, whose protein sequence is MKEDGYQEAIGAADVMRLDPLERAEIAADLLEVKWSTNLISNGSNTNGSGLPSTNDALDDKGSEEHTPITREENQFQSSVHDEEGKNNVEENQFHSSVHDEENGVGHQTLLEETECCNEQKVSSHSGLENVEYSVEESSIQVSYLGVEQQLDEPSSLGEGFMEDKSKVIVNNSVSIDDQSVVNSDHNENDMGAVLDMSGPDLQCQHNFEEFTDKRFDEEPGGTERNVVLPVLGNSNKEVVPESLQPFVYSKMSESSVITSDGSSEQTHQIMSVSDVGNGKLRVHAETLVTTTALVPEVMVLKQTEDMELDSEGEITVSESCSQMASVDPVIGLEEMKLHSFHTSSTISDLGDQAEDEKNTDDVVHCSLESVDDSQNFYHDRNPKRSIPPSESSDDEQFLFSDLDELKLCEPDSVNKDLHPSACIENEGNGLCNVNNESYLNPDNFVQENPSNDLEDSVGKSRTISNPISISRNHRLAGENNGLQVESLPNMWSLDAKFDANNHRPVSHSMDSSSGTMKWTSSTKDDMSCKRLDADQEQPLEHERSSSDESETSGKLKNTLYNPAVEISLCKHLLYEGMGAEAACEVFDAEKLDSKKISSLGAAVVKNDKLVVRIGGHYFPWDEAAPIILGMVAFGSEKIFEPKGMIPVDRVEKSIEGDPSKDVSRSGSWRLWPFSLKRSRSRKAVQLAPADTRDLDAEIAAEVTAAIDDDKNLLKSKQMKKMIRAITPTSEQLASLNLKDGMNHITFTFSTPMLGKQQVDARIYLWKWNTRVVISDVDGTITKSDVLGQFMPLVGIDWSQTGVAHLFSAIKENGYQLLFLSARAIAQAYITRQFLVNLKQDGKALPDGPIVISPDGLFPSLYREVIRRAPHEFKIACLEEIKALFPSDCNPFYAGFGNRDTDEISYVKVGIPIGKIFIINPKGEVAVNRRVDTKSYTSLHALVHGMFPPTTSSEQEDFNSWNFWKLPPPVFDI
- the LOC108483342 gene encoding phosphatidate phosphatase PAH2-like isoform X1, which codes for MYAVGRLGSYISRGVYTVSGPFHPFGGAVDIIVVEQPDGTFKTSPWYVRFGKFQGVLKTREKVVSICVNGIEANFHMFLDHKGEAYFLREVDGEEGESEGVPFPFPSGYDTDEPMSVNRMPMKSKSCNYDADRSNSAGDVDVSNGKILARTTSRRSRIFGLVFGRRSMKEDGYQEAIGAADVMRLDPLERAEIAADLLEVKWSTNLISNGSNTNGSGLPSTNDALDDKGSEEHTPITREENQFQSSVHDEEGKNNVEENQFHSSVHDEENGVGHQTLLEETECCNEQKVSSHSGLENVEYSVEESSIQVSYLGVEQQLDEPSSLGEGFMEDKSKVIVNNSVSIDDQSVVNSDHNENDMGAVLDMSGPDLQCQHNFEEFTDKRFDEEPGGTERNVVLPVLGNSNKEVVPESLQPFVYSKMSESSVITSDGSSEQTHQIMSVSDVGNGKLRVHAETLVTTTALVPEVMVLKQTEDMELDSEGEITVSESCSQMASVDPVIGLEEMKLHSFHTSSTISDLGDQAEDEKNTDDVVHCSLESVDDSQNFYHDRNPKRSIPPSESSDDEQFLFSDLDELKLCEPDSVNKDLHPSACIENEGNGLCNVNNESYLNPDNFVQENPSNDLEDSVGKSRTISNPISISRNHRLAGENNGLQVESLPNMWSLDAKFDANNHRPVSHSMDSSSGTMKWTSSTKDDMSCKRLDADQEQPLEHERSSSDESETSGKLKNTLYNPAVEISLCKHLLYEGMGAEAACEVFDAEKLDSKKISSLGAAVVKNDKLVVRIGGHYFPWDEAAPIILGMVAFGSEKIFEPKGMIPVDRVEKSIEGDPSKDVSRSGSWRLWPFSLKRSRSRKAVQLAPADTRDLDAEIAAEVTAAIDDDKNLLKSKQMKKMIRAITPTSEQLASLNLKDGMNHITFTFSTPMLGKQQVDARIYLWKWNTRVVISDVDGTITKSDVLGQFMPLVGIDWSQTGVAHLFSAIKENGYQLLFLSARAIAQAYITRQFLVNLKQDGKALPDGPIVISPDGLFPSLYREVIRRAPHEFKIACLEEIKALFPSDCNPFYAGFGNRDTDEISYVKVGIPIGKIFIINPKGEVAVNRRVDTKSYTSLHALVHGMFPPTTSSEQEDFNSWNFWKLPPPVFDI
- the LOC108483342 gene encoding phosphatidate phosphatase PAH2-like isoform X3, which codes for MYAVGRLGSYISRGVYTVSGPFHPFGGAVDIIVVEQPDGTFKTSPWYVRFGKFQGVLKTREKVVSICVNGIEANFHMFLDHKGEAYFLREVDGEEGESEGVPFPFPSGYDTDEPMSVNRMPMKSKSCNYDADRSNSAGDVDVSNGKILARTTSRRSRIFGLVFGRRSMKEDGYQEAIGAADVMRLDPLERAEIAADLLEVKWSTNLISNGSNTNGSGLPSTNDALDDKGSEEHTPITREENQFQSSVHDEEGKNNVEENQFHSSVHDEENGVGHQTLLEETECCNEQKVSSHSGLENVEYSVEESSIQVSYLGVEQQLDEPSSLGEGFMEDKSKVIVNNSVSIDDQSVVNSDHNENDMGAVLDMSGPDLQCQHNFEEFTDKRFDEEPGGTERNVVLPVLGNSNKEVVPESLQPFVYSKMSESSVITSDGSSEQTHQIMSVSDVGNGKLRVHAETLVTTTALVPEVMVLKQTEDMELDSEGEITVSESCSQMASVDPVIGLEEMKLHSFHTSSTISDLGDQAEDEKNTDDVVHCSLESVDDSQNFYHDRNPKRSIPPSESSDDEQFLFSDLDELKLCEPDSVNKDLHPSACIENEGNGLCNVNNESYLNPDNFVQENPSNDLEDSVGKSRTISNPISISRNHRLAGENNGLQVESLPNMWSLDAKFDANNHRPVSHSMDSSSGTMKWTSSTKDDMSCKRLDADQEQPLEHERSSSDESETSGKLKNTLYNPAVEISLCKHLLYEGMGAEAACEVFDAEKLDSKKISSLGAAVVKNDKLVVRIGGHYFPWDEAAPIILGMVAFGSEKIFEPKGMIPVDRVEKSIEGDPSKDVSRSGSWRLWPFSLKRSRSRKAVQLAPADTRDLDAEIAAEVTAAIDDDKNLLKSKQMKKMIRAITPTSEQLASLNLKDGMNHITFTFSTPMLGKQQHVINRLMPESICGNGTLV